DNA from Paucidesulfovibrio gracilis DSM 16080:
ACGCTCGGCCAGGGTGTAAACACCGGCCCGCTCAAAACGTCGATCAAAAATATTCCCGGGAATCTGTACCATGTCGATTCCCTCGGTTTGTAATGCACGCAACGCAGCCTGCGGTGAATACACCGAAACGCCCACGCGTCGCAGCAATCCGTCTTTTACGAGGTCTGCAAATATTTGCCCCACCCCCTGCTTCCAATCATCAAGAAACTCCTCGCGATGGAGCAACATGCCTTCCAGAGCGGAAATCTGAAGCCCATCCAGCGAACGGTTTACTGCGGATCGGACGGCAATGGGCGAGCGCAAATCAAGTTTCGTATCAGGCTTGCTTACGACCCGGACGCGTGCGGCGCAGTTTAATTGCTGAAAGCAACGGCCCAGGACGCGTTCGCTGTCTCCGTAGCCTTGTGCCGTGTCGAACTCCAATACGCCATTTTCCACGGCGGCACGCACTATGGCCAGAGCTTGTTCATGGTCGGGCCGCCCTGAGGTGTTGGCAATGCCATAGGGCAAGCCCAGTTGAACGGTACCGAGGACGAGACGGGAAAAAGTAGTCATAAAATACAACCGATTCTGCTTGGCAAAACTATCTAGGCCGGATCACTAAAATATCTTCGCGAGTATGCCCAAAGGGAAGTTCGGGATTCTGAGGAAGAATGTAGGCACTGCAACCAAGCTTTCGAATATAAGCGGTCAACGCCAAGACACTTTCGTCGTCGAACTGTGCATTGTCGGGGTCCGGTTTGCAGTCCACGACTTCTTTGCATTCCTTCGTCGAATCATTTTGGGAACAAAGGCGATTCCATTCCTCCTGGAAACGGATCCCTTCGTCAGAATCTAAAAACCGTTGTTTCAAGCTGGTGTTGGGTATGTCGCCCAGGAGCAGCCTCCCTCCGGGGGCCAGGAGGGAAATGGCCTTTTCCACAAAAGGAACCAAGTCATCCTTACGCAGGCAATGCAGTACACTATAGCTCAAAATTTTATCATATCGCTCATCATTGAAAGGGAGAGTCAAAAAATTTCCTGCCATATACCGGACGTTTTCCCCCTTAAAGCGTTCTTGGAGCCGTGCCAGACAATCCGGGTGATCCACAGCCGTGGCTTGGGCTACGAGAAAAGAAAGAGGAATAAAAACTGTTCCAATATTGCAACCGATGTCCAGAAGGGAATCTGATGACTGTATACTGAGTTTGGAAATCAGGTCATTGACAATACGGCGTTCCGCATCGGCTTGGATACAATAACGACCGGAGATTGCGGTAGTGTTTTCAACGCACTTCGCATACTTGCCGTAATTTTCAAATGTAACTTCGCCCATGTAGCTCCCCTTTATCGTATCCGTCAAAAAAATATCGTCCAGGATTTCCCGCCAAACTTGGTGGTGTGATCACTCAAATTGCAAAGAATTGATGTACTTTTCTGCATTTTCCCGGATCTCATGAGCAGCAATTCGGACATCAAAATAGCGGACTCCCCGAAACATCGGAACAATCCTGCCGCCAAAACCCCGTTTGAAAAAAGAAATTCCCAGATCCTTTTTTGAAGGGAAATCGTATAACTGTTGCCCAAACTGCTGTAGCCCAAGCTCGAAAAACGGGATTCCCCGTTGTTTGTAATACTCTGCTGCAGCCCAAATAATGGAGTGCTCCAGCGGTATACCCCCCTCATAATCGGGATCATCCGCAGCGGAGCCGTAGTAGCAACTCAAGGCACTATGAAAGAAATAAGAAATGGCAACAAAGGAATCTCCATCCTTTATCCCAAGCAACATCCCTTCATCGTTTAACAATGCCGAATATTGCTCCTCAAAACTTTGTAAAGGGCGAGTGATACGCCCTGCAGTTTTGTGGTGCATTTCACAATATTCATCAAAAAGCTCTCTGTCCGGTGAAGAAAAATCCGACACAACATAAACGAAATTTTGTTTCGCTTTGTTGATCATGGGTTTGTATCGACGCCGAATTCCGGCATGCAACGTGTCTGGATCCTGCCGAAGATCCAGTAAAGCGCTGGCCAAAGACACGTCCAGAAAGCCCTGCTGTTGGAGGTAATTGCTGTCCGGATTGGTAGCTGGATCGATCAGCATCCGCATTTTGGCCGCGCCCGTTGATAGACCAATCGTCTCCAACTCTTCGTAACAACGAGAAAGAATTTTGCGTTGATGCGTTTTCCCGGTTTCGGGATGCACAAACGGGGACGGGGCGAATCCCGCCCCGAAACCGAGCTGACGGCAAGGAGGGAAGTCGACGAGAAATAACGGGACCAACGCCAGTGGCACTCCGTCGCGGACCACTATGAAAGAGCAATCATCAAGAAGATGCTTCCCACAATAGGCCCGCTGATACTGCAGATACCCATACGTATACCGCCAGGGGCAACCAAATTCAGCAACAAACTGCTTCCAAAAACTCTCAAAATTTTGGTCCCCAGCACGAACTAATTCCATACGGTCACTCTGTGGTCATCCTGTTCATATTTAGTTTGCAACTGTTTTTGCATACTGCTCATACAGGGTGTCGAAACAATCCTGGTCCGTTACCTCCATCTCGCCGATGTCGATGCCGAGAGTTTCTTCGGTGGAAAGCAGGATGTTCATGATGTCGAGCGAATCCAATCCGTACTCGGCAAATGTTTCGTCGTCTCTGATAGGAGGTTGCGGAGTGGAAAGAACCCCGGCAACGGCCGTATGAAATGCAGTGCGAAAATCATCCTTGGAGATCATGGAACTCCTCCTGAAAAAAAATGATGTCAAAAATGGAACCGAGCCTATTCGGCATAAAAATAAATTTCTCCAACCTGTTCACCGTCACCAACAATCCGGCCTTCATAAAACCGTTTGTTGATACAGCGCTTGTATTCAATGCCACAGGGGAAATCTGGTTGTTTATGTACCTTCAACCTTGTAAACAAAAATTTATTCTTGGAATCTTTCAAAACCTGGGTATTCAGCAACGTTTTAAATCCAACCACACAATATCGTGTAAGTGAAAACGACGCAGGCAAGGTTTCAGCAAAAACCATCTGATCTTTCCATGTCAAATAGCTCTGCAAGGTTGCTTCGTCATCCTCCACACTTTCCGTAAGCATATCCTGCCCCTCAATCACCCACAAACGGTGTGAGGAATCCTGGTATCGGCCCACGACTGACTCCGCGGGAATATCGGTCAGTTCACCGACAATACGAAATTGCTTTTTACATTTCCGCTGAACAACAAAATCAAAATTCCAGTCCTGACCGACGCTAAATTCAGCAAGAATCGCATCCAGTATATCTGCGCCGAGCACATAGTCCCGATCCCCTCGAATTAACTGCTGTGTTGTCATTTTTTCTTGACCATCCGGGCGATGTTGAGTTTGTGGTCAACGGCGAAATTGCCGGACACGTCTTTTCCATCCGCAACATCAGACACAACAACCGCACCGATTTTTACAGATGCCGCTTCTCCGAGATGTAGCGAATTACTGACCAACGCCCCGGCTCCAATCCAGCAGTCGCTGCTCACCTGGGTTCTTCCGGCGATCAAGGCCTTGCTGGAGAGCGTGCATCGATCCCCCACACAGGCATCATGTCCAATGGACACACCAAATCCAAGATGACATTCATCGCCAACAACAGTGAAGCCGCCATGATAAACGGCAGATGCTACGGTGCTTTGGGCCTGGATTCGCACATCCTTCCCGATGCGAACCCCCCCAAAATGGACGATATGCGTTTTTTTGCCCTGAATTATCCGGGGAAACAGCCCATCCTCCCCCACGACGACATGCGATCCTATGCGGGTTCCGGCGCCAACCACGGTATTGTCGTGAAGCACGGCATACGGACCGACAGTGACGTGCTCTGCAATGTGCACGTTTTTGGCCAAAACAGCTGTTTCGTGTATCTCGGCAGTGGGATGGACAAACGGCTCCACAAAAACATCCGCGGCACCTGAGACCCTGTGCAATGGAGCATTGTGCACGAGATAAAACAACTCTTCAGCCTTGGAGGAGAGCACAACCCCTCGGGATGCCGAAATCTCCTTCAAAGCCTTGTCCGCGACAACCACCTGGGAAGAGAGGAAGATGGTTCTGATATTATCGTTTTCCAGGGCGCGATACAGATACTTCCGGTTTCCTGCAAAGCAGGCGGCATTCGGCATGTCGCTCCAGGGCAACCCGGTGCGAACAGTGTCGGCAAAGGCTGATTCACCATACAGCTGGTAAGTGCCGGAGTATCCCGACAGTCTGGATAACATTTCGGCTATCATGCTTTTTCCTTAGAGACTCGACCCATCGGCTATTGACCTGAGCTTCTCCATGTCCCGCTGAAAATCGCGGAGGCCGAAACTAAGATCCTTCGGCGTTTCAATCGTGACCCAGGCATTATCCGGCAATGCCTGAAGAATCTCGCCGAGGGGGAAATCGCCATTGCCAAATCCTTCATGCCGGTCTTGAACACTGGAAAGATCCCCATCGGATAGATGGAATCCAACTGGATTCATTTGAAAAAAACGCTGCAAAAAAAGTTTCCAGTCCGTCTTGAGAGCATTTGCCGCATATATCGCATGTCCAACGTCCAAGACAAACCCGGAAAACCCCTGCGATTCAGCGATGATGGCCACTTGTTCCGGCGTGTACCCAACACAGGACTGGTCATCCAGCCCCACCTTTGGCACATTTTCAATCACAAGCCGGGGTTCCTCAAACAATGCCCCCTGCCGAACAACTTCTGCCACTGTGCCGCCGAACCCCCCGTGCAAAATAATCCACGGCGAATCGAAC
Protein-coding regions in this window:
- a CDS encoding class I SAM-dependent methyltransferase — protein: MGEVTFENYGKYAKCVENTTAISGRYCIQADAERRIVNDLISKLSIQSSDSLLDIGCNIGTVFIPLSFLVAQATAVDHPDCLARLQERFKGENVRYMAGNFLTLPFNDERYDKILSYSVLHCLRKDDLVPFVEKAISLLAPGGRLLLGDIPNTSLKQRFLDSDEGIRFQEEWNRLCSQNDSTKECKEVVDCKPDPDNAQFDDESVLALTAYIRKLGCSAYILPQNPELPFGHTREDILVIRPR
- a CDS encoding acyl carrier protein, which codes for MISKDDFRTAFHTAVAGVLSTPQPPIRDDETFAEYGLDSLDIMNILLSTEETLGIDIGEMEVTDQDCFDTLYEQYAKTVAN
- a CDS encoding TIM barrel protein; amino-acid sequence: MHLRPGLKLYSTNTDLLPDVRHAADVGLFSYVELYAVPGSYENCAAHFQNFPLPVTIHGPHFGHGVNISHPDFFSKNVELIRDARLFADLFDSPWIILHGGFGGTVAEVVRQGALFEEPRLVIENVPKVGLDDQSCVGYTPEQVAIIAESQGFSGFVLDVGHAIYAANALKTDWKLFLQRFFQMNPVGFHLSDGDLSSVQDRHEGFGNGDFPLGEILQALPDNAWVTIETPKDLSFGLRDFQRDMEKLRSIADGSSL
- a CDS encoding LbetaH domain-containing protein, with the protein product MIAEMLSRLSGYSGTYQLYGESAFADTVRTGLPWSDMPNAACFAGNRKYLYRALENDNIRTIFLSSQVVVADKALKEISASRGVVLSSKAEELFYLVHNAPLHRVSGAADVFVEPFVHPTAEIHETAVLAKNVHIAEHVTVGPYAVLHDNTVVGAGTRIGSHVVVGEDGLFPRIIQGKKTHIVHFGGVRIGKDVRIQAQSTVASAVYHGGFTVVGDECHLGFGVSIGHDACVGDRCTLSSKALIAGRTQVSSDCWIGAGALVSNSLHLGEAASVKIGAVVVSDVADGKDVSGNFAVDHKLNIARMVKKK
- a CDS encoding aldo/keto reductase; the encoded protein is MTTFSRLVLGTVQLGLPYGIANTSGRPDHEQALAIVRAAVENGVLEFDTAQGYGDSERVLGRCFQQLNCAARVRVVSKPDTKLDLRSPIAVRSAVNRSLDGLQISALEGMLLHREEFLDDWKQGVGQIFADLVKDGLLRRVGVSVYSPQAALRALQTEGIDMVQIPGNIFDRRFERAGVYTLAERLGKTLYVRSVFLQGLVFHTPTTLPEHMAFAGDSVRRFNALVAKWDLTPQQLSLGYIRAAAPNAKVLFGAETDAQVLDNLASWSTTLSDECFQDIQATFDNVQERVLNPALWSE